A stretch of the Triticum urartu chloroplast, complete genome genome encodes the following:
- the ycf3 gene encoding hypothetical chloroplast RF34, translating into MPRSRGNGNFIDKTSSIVANILLRIIPTTSGEKKAFTYYRDGAIMLAQSEGNYAEALQNYYEATRLEIDPYDRSYILYNIGLIHTSNGEHTKALEYYFRALERNPFLPQAFNNMAVICHYRGEQAILQGDSEIAEAWFDQAAEYWKQAIALTPGNYIEAQNWLKITKRFEFE; encoded by the exons ATGCCTAGATCCCGTGGAAATGGAAATTTCATTGATAAGACCTCCTCAATTGTAGCCAATATTTTATTGCGAATAATTCCGACAACCTCAGGAGAAAAAAAGGCATTTACTTATTATAGAGATGGTGCGATT ATGTTGGCTCAATCCGAAGGAAATTATGCGGAAGCTTTGCAAAATTATTATGAAGCTACGCGACTAGAAATCGATCCCTATGATCGAAGTTATATACTCTATAACATAGGCCTTATACACACAAGCAATGGAGAGCATACAAAGGCTTTGGAATATTATTTCCGGGCACTAGAACGAAACCCCTTCTTACCGCAAGCTTTTAATAATATGGCCGTGATCTGTCATTAC CGAGGAGAACAGGCCATTCTACAGGGTGATTCGGAAATTGCGGAAGCTTGGTTTGATCAAGCTGCTGAATATTGGAAACAAGCTATAGCGCTTACTCCGGGAAATTATATTGAAGCACAGAACTGGTTGAAGATTACGAAGCGCTTTGAATTTGAATAA
- the rps4 gene encoding ribosomal protein S4, whose amino-acid sequence MSRYRGPRLKKIRRLGALPGLTRKTPKSGSNLKKKFNSGKKEQYRIRLQEKQKLRFHYGLTERQLLRYVHIAGKAKRSTGQVLLQLLEMRLDNILFRLGMASTIPGARQLVNHRHILVNGRIVNIPSFRCKPRDIITTKDNQRSKGLVQNYIASSDPGKLPKHLAIDTLEYKGLVNKILDRKWVGLKINELLVVEYYSRQT is encoded by the coding sequence ATGTCCCGTTATCGAGGACCTCGTTTAAAAAAAATACGCCGTCTGGGAGCTTTACCAGGACTCACTAGAAAAACACCTAAATCCGGAAGTAATCTTAAAAAAAAATTCAATTCTGGGAAAAAGGAGCAATATCGTATTCGTCTTCAAGAAAAACAGAAATTGCGTTTTCATTATGGTCTGACAGAACGACAATTACTTAGATATGTACATATCGCTGGAAAAGCAAAAAGGTCAACAGGCCAGGTTTTACTACAATTACTTGAAATGCGTTTGGATAATATCCTTTTTCGATTGGGTATGGCTTCAACCATTCCTGGGGCCCGCCAATTAGTCAACCATAGACATATTTTAGTTAATGGTCGTATAGTCAATATACCAAGTTTTCGTTGCAAACCCCGAGATATTATTACTACGAAAGATAACCAAAGATCAAAAGGTCTGGTTCAAAATTATATTGCTTCATCGGACCCGGGGAAATTGCCAAAGCATTTGGCGATTGACACGTTGGAATATAAAGGACTAGTAAATAAAATCCTAGATAGGAAGTGGGTCGGTCTCAAAATAAATGAGTTGTTAGTTGTAGAATATTACTCTCGTCAGACTTGA
- the ndhJ gene encoding NADH-plastoquinone oxidoreductase subunit J: MQQGWLSNWLVKHEVVHRSLGFDHRGIETLQIKAGDWDSIAVILYVYGYNYLRSQCAYDVAPGGSLASVYHLTRIQYGIDNPEEVCIKVFAQKDNPRIPSVFWIWRSADFQERESYDMVGISYDNHPRLKRILMPESWIGWPLRKDYITPNFYEIQDAH; encoded by the coding sequence ATGCAGCAGGGTTGGTTATCTAATTGGCTAGTCAAACATGAGGTGGTTCATAGATCTTTGGGCTTTGATCACCGAGGAATAGAGACTTTACAAATAAAAGCAGGGGATTGGGATTCCATTGCTGTCATTTTATATGTATATGGTTACAATTATTTACGCTCCCAATGTGCTTATGATGTAGCACCCGGTGGATCTTTAGCTAGCGTGTATCATCTTACGAGAATACAATATGGTATAGATAATCCAGAAGAAGTCTGCATAAAAGTCTTTGCCCAAAAGGATAATCCTAGAATTCCGTCTGTCTTCTGGATTTGGAGAAGTGCCGATTTTCAAGAACGCGAATCTTATGATATGGTGGGAATCTCTTATGATAATCATCCGCGCCTTAAACGTATCCTAATGCCTGAAAGTTGGATAGGCTGGCCCTTACGTAAGGATTATATAACCCCCAATTTTTATGAAATACAAGATGCTCATTGA
- the ndhK gene encoding NADH-plastoquinone oxidoreductase subunit K: MVLTEYLDKKKEGKDSIETVMNLIEFPLLDQTSSNSVISTTPNDLSNWSRLSSLWPLLYGTSCCFIEFASLIGSRFDFDRYGLVPRSSPRQADLILTAGTVTMKMAPSLVRLYEQMPEPKYVIAMGACTITGGMFSTDSYSTVRGVDKLIPVDVYLPGCPPKPEAVIDALTKLRKKISREIVEDQTLSQNKNRCFTTSHKLYVRRSTHTGTYEQELLYQSPSTLDISSETFFKSKSSVPSYKLVN, from the coding sequence ATGGTCTTAACTGAATATTTAGACAAAAAAAAAGAAGGAAAAGATTCTATTGAGACAGTTATGAATTTGATTGAGTTTCCCTTACTTGACCAAACAAGTTCCAATTCTGTTATTTCAACTACACCAAATGATCTTTCGAATTGGTCAAGACTCTCCAGTTTATGGCCCCTTCTATACGGTACCAGTTGTTGTTTCATTGAATTTGCTTCATTAATAGGCTCACGATTCGACTTTGATCGTTATGGATTGGTACCAAGATCAAGTCCTAGGCAAGCAGACCTAATTTTAACAGCCGGTACGGTAACAATGAAAATGGCTCCCTCTTTAGTGAGATTATACGAGCAAATGCCTGAACCAAAATACGTCATTGCTATGGGAGCCTGTACTATTACAGGGGGAATGTTCAGTACGGATTCCTATAGTACTGTTCGGGGAGTTGATAAGTTAATTCCTGTGGATGTCTACTTGCCGGGCTGCCCACCTAAACCGGAGGCAGTTATAGATGCCCTAACAAAACTTCGTAAGAAGATATCGCGAGAAATAGTTGAGGATCAAACTCTATCTCAAAATAAAAATAGATGTTTTACTACCAGTCACAAGCTTTATGTTAGGCGCAGTACTCATACAGGAACTTATGAGCAAGAATTGCTCTATCAATCACCATCTACATTAGATATATCTTCTGAAACTTTTTTCAAATCCAAAAGTTCAGTACCTTCCTACAAATTAGTGAATTAG
- the ndhC gene encoding NADH-plastoquinone oxidoreductase subunit 3, which yields MFLLHEYDIFWTFLIIASLIPILAFSISGLLAPVSEGPEKLSSYESGIEPMGGAWVQFRIRYYMFALVFVVFDVETVFLYPWAMSFDVLGVSVFIEALIFVLILVVGLVYAWRKGALEWS from the coding sequence ATGTTTCTGCTTCACGAATATGATATTTTTTGGACATTTCTAATAATAGCAAGCCTTATTCCTATTTTGGCATTTTCGATTTCAGGACTTTTAGCCCCGGTTAGTGAAGGACCAGAGAAGCTTTCTAGTTATGAATCGGGTATAGAACCCATGGGAGGGGCTTGGGTACAATTCCGAATACGCTATTATATGTTTGCGCTCGTTTTTGTTGTTTTTGATGTGGAAACCGTCTTTCTATACCCTTGGGCAATGAGTTTCGACGTATTGGGTGTATCCGTTTTTATCGAAGCTTTGATTTTCGTGCTTATCTTAGTTGTTGGTTTAGTTTATGCATGGCGAAAAGGAGCCTTGGAATGGTCTTAA
- the atpE gene encoding ATP synthase CF1 epsilon subunit → MKLNLYVLTPKRIIWDCEVKEIILSTNSGQIGVLPNHAPINTAVDMGPLRIRLLNDQWLTAILWSGFARIVNNEIIILGNDAELGSDIDPEEAQKALEIAEANLSKAEGTKDLVEAKLALRRARIRIEAVNWIPPSN, encoded by the coding sequence ATGAAATTAAATCTTTATGTACTGACTCCTAAGCGAATTATTTGGGATTGTGAAGTGAAAGAAATCATTTTATCCACTAATAGTGGCCAAATTGGCGTATTACCAAACCACGCCCCCATTAACACAGCAGTAGATATGGGTCCTTTGAGAATACGCCTCCTCAACGACCAATGGTTAACAGCGATTCTGTGGAGCGGTTTTGCGAGAATAGTTAATAATGAGATCATCATTTTAGGAAATGATGCGGAACTGGGTAGTGATATTGATCCGGAAGAAGCTCAAAAGGCACTTGAAATAGCCGAAGCTAACTTGAGTAAAGCTGAGGGTACGAAAGATTTGGTTGAAGCGAAGCTCGCTCTCAGACGAGCTAGGATACGAATCGAGGCTGTCAATTGGATTCCCCCATCCAATTGA
- the atpB gene encoding ATP synthase CF1 beta subunit: MRTNPTTSPPGVSTIEEKSTGRIDQIIGPVLDVTFPPGKLPYIYNALVVQSRDTADKQINVTCEVQQLLGNNRVRAVAMSATDGLMRGMEVIDTGAPLSVPVGGATLGRIFNVLGEPVDNLGPVDSSATFPIHRSAPAFIELDTKLSIFETGIKVVDLLAPYRRGGKIGLFGGAGVGKTVLIMELINNIAKAHGGVSVFGGVGERTREGNDLYMEMKESGVINEKNIEESKVALVYGQMNEPPGARMRVGLTALTMAEYFRDVNKQDVLLFIDNIFRFVQAGSEVSALLGRMPSAVGYQPTLSTEMGSLQERIASTKKGSITSIQAVYVPADDLTDPAPATTFAHLDATTVLSRGLASKGIYPAVDPLDSTSTMLQPRIVGNEHYETAQRVKETLQRYKELQDIIAILGLDELSEEDRLTVARARKIERFLSQPFFVAEVFTGSPGKYVALAETIRGFQLILSGELDGLPEQAFYLVGNIDEASTKAITLEEENKSKK, encoded by the coding sequence ATGAGAACCAATCCTACTACTTCTCCTCCCGGGGTTTCCACAATTGAAGAAAAAAGTACAGGTCGTATCGATCAAATTATTGGACCCGTGCTGGATGTCACTTTTCCCCCAGGCAAGTTACCTTATATTTATAACGCTTTGGTAGTCCAGAGTAGAGACACTGCCGATAAGCAAATTAATGTGACTTGTGAGGTACAACAATTATTAGGAAATAATCGAGTTAGAGCTGTAGCTATGAGTGCTACGGACGGGTTGATGAGAGGAATGGAAGTGATTGACACGGGAGCTCCTCTCAGTGTTCCGGTCGGTGGAGCTACTCTCGGACGAATTTTCAACGTTCTTGGGGAGCCTGTTGACAATTTGGGTCCTGTAGATAGTAGTGCAACGTTCCCTATTCATAGATCTGCGCCTGCCTTTATCGAGTTAGATACGAAATTATCCATCTTTGAAACAGGTATTAAGGTCGTCGATCTTTTAGCTCCTTATCGACGTGGAGGAAAAATAGGACTATTTGGGGGGGCTGGAGTAGGTAAAACAGTACTGATCATGGAATTAATCAATAACATTGCTAAAGCTCATGGGGGCGTATCCGTATTCGGTGGAGTAGGGGAACGGACTCGTGAAGGAAATGATCTTTATATGGAAATGAAGGAATCCGGAGTAATTAATGAAAAAAATATTGAGGAATCAAAGGTAGCTCTAGTCTATGGCCAAATGAATGAACCACCGGGAGCTCGTATGAGAGTTGGTTTAACTGCCCTAACTATGGCGGAATATTTCCGAGATGTTAATAAGCAAGACGTGCTTTTATTTATCGATAATATCTTTCGTTTTGTTCAAGCAGGATCAGAGGTATCCGCTTTATTAGGGAGAATGCCCTCCGCAGTGGGTTATCAACCTACTCTTAGTACAGAAATGGGTTCTTTGCAAGAAAGAATTGCTTCTACTAAAAAGGGATCTATAACTTCGATTCAAGCAGTTTATGTACCTGCAGACGATTTGACCGACCCTGCCCCTGCCACAACATTTGCACATTTGGATGCTACTACCGTACTTTCCAGAGGATTAGCTTCCAAGGGTATTTATCCAGCAGTAGATCCTTTAGATTCAACCTCGACTATGTTACAGCCTCGGATCGTTGGCAACGAACATTATGAAACTGCGCAAAGAGTTAAGGAAACTTTACAACGTTACAAAGAACTTCAGGACATTATCGCAATTCTTGGCTTGGATGAATTATCGGAAGAGGATCGTTTAACTGTAGCAAGAGCAAGAAAAATTGAGCGTTTCTTATCACAACCGTTCTTTGTGGCAGAAGTTTTTACTGGTTCTCCAGGAAAGTATGTTGCTCTTGCGGAAACTATTAGGGGATTTCAACTAATCCTTTCCGGAGAATTAGACGGCCTACCTGAACAGGCTTTTTATTTGGTGGGTAACATCGATGAAGCTAGCACGAAAGCTATAACCTTAGAAGAGGAGAACAAATCGAAGAAATGA